Proteins from a genomic interval of Anatilimnocola floriformis:
- a CDS encoding D-alanine--D-alanine ligase family protein produces MLIGLTYDLRSEYLAAGLSDEETAEFDRESTVAAIEGALQSLGHQTERIGHARQLIAALQAGQRWDLVFNIAEGLSGIAREAQVPAILDVYGVPYTFSDPLVLALTLHKGLTKTVVRPAGVPTAPFAVIEELADLQNLELPFPLFAKPIAEGTGKGVTPASKVSDAAQLRSTCDQLLKQFQQPVLVETFLPGREFTIGMIGTDDAAYALGTLEIVLLASAESEVYSYVNKEECESRVEYRLVRASDDPLVKQAEEVALRAWRVLGCRDGGRIDIRCDAAGVPCFLEVNPLAGIHPEHSDLPILATKLGIAYGDLIGRIIRSAEQRIAATPRSLAQKFDAAVRKS; encoded by the coding sequence ATGTTGATCGGCCTGACTTATGACTTGCGGAGCGAGTATCTCGCAGCCGGGCTGAGTGATGAAGAGACAGCCGAGTTCGATCGCGAATCGACGGTCGCTGCCATCGAAGGCGCATTGCAATCGCTCGGACATCAAACCGAACGGATTGGCCACGCCCGACAGTTGATTGCTGCGTTGCAAGCGGGCCAGCGCTGGGACTTGGTCTTCAATATCGCGGAAGGTCTTTCGGGGATCGCACGCGAAGCGCAAGTGCCGGCGATCCTCGATGTCTATGGCGTGCCGTATACCTTTTCCGATCCGCTGGTTCTCGCGCTCACGCTGCACAAGGGGCTGACGAAGACAGTGGTGCGACCCGCCGGCGTGCCGACGGCGCCGTTTGCGGTAATCGAGGAATTAGCGGATCTGCAAAACCTGGAGCTGCCGTTTCCGCTGTTTGCCAAACCGATTGCCGAAGGGACCGGCAAGGGCGTGACGCCCGCTTCGAAAGTGAGCGACGCGGCGCAGTTGCGGTCGACCTGCGATCAGCTGCTGAAGCAATTTCAACAGCCGGTGCTCGTCGAAACGTTTCTGCCGGGCCGCGAATTCACCATCGGCATGATCGGCACCGACGATGCTGCGTATGCGCTTGGCACGTTGGAAATCGTGCTCCTCGCGTCGGCCGAATCCGAAGTCTATTCGTACGTGAACAAGGAAGAGTGCGAGTCGCGCGTCGAGTATCGCCTGGTCCGCGCGAGCGACGATCCGCTGGTGAAGCAAGCCGAAGAAGTCGCGCTGCGGGCCTGGCGAGTGCTCGGCTGTCGCGACGGTGGCCGCATCGACATTCGCTGCGATGCCGCTGGCGTTCCTTGTTTTCTGGAAGTGAATCCGCTGGCCGGCATACATCCGGAGCACTCCGATCTGCCGATTCTGGCGACGAAGCTGGGGATTGCTTACGGCGACCTGATCGGCCGGATTATTCGGTCGGCAGAACAACGCATCGCTGCCACGCCGCGATCGCTGGCGCAGAAGTTTGATGCAGCCGTGAGGAAGAGTTGA
- a CDS encoding response regulator, which yields MNEKHTILHIDDDPAILRLVAQRLGDEGYEVISCGDPDAIESVLHASNARVCLLDIAMPHADGLELLKEIKRYDGGVQVIMLTGLVSMNSVLDSLRNGAEALHFKPILDFEPLLEILADSFRKTERWRKTLEELRQRRAQTALA from the coding sequence GTGAACGAGAAACATACGATTTTGCATATTGATGACGACCCAGCCATTCTGCGGCTGGTCGCTCAGCGATTGGGTGACGAAGGGTATGAGGTGATTAGCTGCGGCGATCCAGATGCGATCGAGTCGGTGTTGCACGCGAGCAACGCCCGAGTCTGTCTGCTCGATATCGCCATGCCGCACGCCGATGGTTTGGAGCTGCTGAAAGAGATCAAGCGTTATGACGGCGGCGTGCAGGTGATCATGTTGACCGGCCTGGTGAGCATGAACTCGGTGCTCGACTCGCTGCGCAATGGCGCTGAGGCGTTGCACTTCAAACCGATCTTGGACTTTGAACCGCTGCTCGAAATTCTCGCCGATTCGTTCCGCAAGACCGAACGCTGGCGGAAAACCCTGGAAGAACTGCGGCAACGTCGGGCGCAAACGGCGCTAGCGTAA
- a CDS encoding sodium/pantothenate symporter: MPELSLLLGQATAASNAAAGKGANYGTLIALMIFIAASVWLGTLAQRVVKKSSFVKGFFLGNRGLGAWAVALTATVQSGGTFMGFPSLVYSHGWIVALWIGSYMVVPITGFGLIGKRIAHISRHTGAITMPDLFRHRFGSPTLGLITSLLIIVFMSSMMVAQFKAGATVMKLAAPSGEFLSLSEDGDAVSPETKDQVKAQREEILYWIGLGVFSVTVVGYTLIGGFLAAVWTDLFQSVMMFIGVLALLVLSLYAVGGLENASRGAVESTQIAADNIPQARLAKGLSHGPPVDGNAGLRIISGPGYSKNPDHQYLPLSLAISFFFFWPATGFASPASVTRIMACKDTKTLRRSIVLLCAYNLGIYLPLICICLCARTLMPDLEKSDEVIPRMAMSMTEGLPGGSLLAGVILAAPFGAIMATVSSYLVVIASGLVRDVYQRFINPHATDRELQRLSRFGMLVVGVIAVALNIKPVAYLQTLVVFASGGAGACFIVPCLMLCYWRRATATGVGAAMISGAVTMIFFYVLGALPPSWVPFLPQYAIGPEAGFRPYYPAGLEPLIFGVLVSSIVGTVVSYCTEPPSEHIVAPLFDAPQEDPHLKTSPA; encoded by the coding sequence ATGCCTGAGTTGTCTCTACTTTTGGGCCAAGCTACCGCTGCTTCCAACGCTGCTGCCGGCAAGGGCGCGAACTATGGCACGCTGATCGCGCTGATGATTTTCATTGCGGCGTCGGTCTGGCTGGGAACGCTGGCCCAGCGCGTCGTGAAAAAAAGCTCGTTCGTGAAAGGCTTTTTTCTCGGCAACCGCGGCTTGGGAGCATGGGCCGTCGCACTGACCGCGACCGTGCAAAGCGGCGGCACGTTCATGGGCTTCCCGTCGCTCGTTTATTCACACGGCTGGATTGTGGCGCTGTGGATCGGCAGTTATATGGTTGTGCCGATCACCGGCTTTGGTTTGATCGGCAAACGAATCGCCCATATTTCGCGGCACACCGGCGCCATCACCATGCCGGATCTGTTTCGGCATCGCTTCGGCAGCCCGACGCTGGGGCTGATCACTTCGCTGCTGATCATCGTCTTTATGTCGTCGATGATGGTCGCGCAATTCAAAGCGGGCGCGACGGTGATGAAGCTCGCAGCGCCCAGCGGTGAGTTTCTGTCGCTCAGCGAAGACGGCGATGCGGTTTCGCCGGAGACGAAGGATCAAGTCAAAGCCCAGCGCGAAGAGATCCTCTATTGGATCGGCCTCGGAGTGTTTTCGGTCACGGTTGTGGGCTACACGTTGATCGGCGGCTTTTTGGCTGCCGTTTGGACCGACCTGTTTCAAAGCGTGATGATGTTCATCGGCGTGTTAGCATTGCTGGTTCTGTCGTTGTACGCGGTGGGTGGATTAGAAAATGCCTCGCGCGGTGCGGTGGAGAGTACGCAAATTGCCGCGGACAATATTCCCCAGGCACGACTTGCGAAGGGGCTATCGCATGGACCACCCGTCGACGGAAACGCCGGACTGCGGATCATTTCTGGGCCTGGCTATTCGAAAAATCCCGACCATCAGTACTTGCCGCTGTCGCTGGCCATTTCCTTTTTCTTCTTCTGGCCAGCCACTGGTTTCGCTTCGCCGGCGAGCGTGACGCGGATCATGGCTTGCAAGGATACGAAGACGCTGCGGCGTAGCATTGTGCTGCTGTGTGCGTACAACCTGGGGATTTATCTGCCGCTGATTTGCATCTGTTTGTGCGCTCGCACGCTGATGCCGGATCTGGAAAAGTCGGACGAAGTGATTCCACGGATGGCGATGAGCATGACCGAAGGCTTGCCCGGCGGCTCGCTGCTCGCGGGCGTAATTCTCGCGGCGCCATTCGGGGCGATCATGGCCACGGTCAGTTCCTATCTTGTGGTGATCGCCTCGGGTCTGGTGCGCGATGTTTATCAGCGGTTCATCAATCCGCACGCGACCGATCGTGAACTGCAACGGCTGTCGCGGTTCGGCATGTTGGTTGTTGGCGTGATCGCGGTGGCGCTGAACATCAAGCCGGTCGCTTATTTGCAAACGCTGGTCGTCTTCGCTTCTGGCGGCGCGGGGGCATGCTTCATTGTGCCCTGTTTGATGCTCTGTTATTGGCGGCGAGCGACAGCAACTGGCGTGGGTGCGGCGATGATCAGCGGCGCAGTGACGATGATTTTCTTTTACGTCCTCGGTGCGCTGCCGCCATCCTGGGTTCCGTTTCTCCCGCAATATGCCATCGGCCCCGAAGCGGGTTTTCGGCCGTATTATCCGGCCGGTTTGGAACCGCTGATTTTCGGCGTGCTCGTCTCCTCGATTGTCGGCACGGTCGTGAGTTATTGCACCGAACCGCCGAGCGAGCATATCGTCGCGCCGTTGTTTGATGCTCCGCAAGAAGATCCCCATTTAAAAACCTCTCCCGCGTAA
- a CDS encoding DUF1559 family PulG-like putative transporter: MRYTPYIVIAVIVLLVAAALLPAVQAAREAARRMQCGNNTKQLCLALQNYHDTFLYLPYGARNRTHGADDDVRVSWGASWLLSTRPFMECASDYDKTYAASLAAEANDYVSPAIRGVHHDRNYKLFLCPSSPLPETQQLSNFKLTVCSYAGIMGATDEPDQLIDAKERFCAGPFGGWAAANGTLTINDCVTFESCKDGTANTIIVGEVSDWYYTDAGQRRNTAVNIGDAGDGFHDAAGWMAGTNLDFVVEKDGPAIPANRVCNLITIAHPIGSNNRHGKHDSAPDWGTLGIGRCGLNNPLLAAHPAGAMVGLLDGHVLLLTKQTSMLILKRLANRDDGGDIPDF, translated from the coding sequence ATGCGTTACACCCCTTACATCGTGATCGCCGTCATCGTGCTGCTCGTCGCCGCGGCGCTACTTCCCGCCGTGCAAGCTGCCCGTGAAGCGGCGCGGCGGATGCAATGCGGCAACAATACGAAGCAGCTGTGTCTAGCGCTGCAGAACTATCACGATACGTTTTTATATCTTCCCTACGGAGCGCGGAATCGGACGCATGGCGCGGATGATGATGTGCGGGTCTCTTGGGGTGCATCCTGGCTGCTGTCCACCAGGCCGTTCATGGAATGCGCTAGCGACTACGACAAGACGTACGCGGCCAGTCTGGCAGCCGAAGCGAACGATTATGTCAGCCCGGCGATTCGCGGTGTGCATCACGACCGCAATTACAAGTTGTTCCTCTGCCCTTCGAGTCCGTTGCCGGAAACGCAACAGTTGAGCAATTTCAAATTAACGGTTTGCAGCTATGCGGGAATCATGGGCGCGACGGACGAACCGGATCAGTTGATCGATGCGAAGGAGCGTTTCTGCGCCGGTCCTTTTGGCGGCTGGGCTGCGGCGAATGGGACGCTGACAATCAACGATTGTGTGACGTTCGAATCCTGCAAAGACGGCACGGCGAACACCATCATCGTCGGCGAAGTTTCGGATTGGTATTACACCGATGCTGGTCAGCGGCGAAACACGGCTGTCAACATCGGCGATGCGGGTGACGGGTTCCACGACGCTGCCGGTTGGATGGCGGGGACGAATCTCGATTTTGTGGTCGAGAAAGATGGCCCGGCGATTCCCGCGAATCGCGTTTGCAATCTGATCACGATCGCGCATCCCATCGGCAGCAATAATCGCCACGGCAAGCACGACTCAGCTCCCGATTGGGGCACGCTCGGCATCGGCCGGTGTGGTCTCAACAACCCGCTCCTCGCCGCTCATCCCGCCGGCGCGATGGTCGGGCTTCTCGATGGCCATGTGCTGCTGCTCACGAAGCAGACTTCCATGCTCATTCTCAAACGCCTGGCCAACCGCGACGATGGCGGTGACATTCCCGATTTTTAA
- a CDS encoding DUF1552 domain-containing protein, whose product MNTATQNGIGRRAFLAGAGVMLALPALGRAAEAPPPRRLVAIQTNQGIMPHLFFPERAGREFELSPYLKVLEAFRNDFTVFSNVCHPGVDGGHANEVSFLTGAPHPAGAGFRNSVSVDQLAAEQLGNQTRFSSLVVGVSNGGDPSMSFNRSGVLIPPEKNAASLYRKLFVQGTAKEIEARVSDLRSGRSLLDTVQARARRLEKSAAAGDRQRLDQYFSSIRELEQQLLQAEAWEQKPKPKVAQPEPPEIKESSQLVTKLKHTLDVIKLALETDSTRIVSLFIQPLGVLSEIPQVSRETHSLTHHGNRPEMIEELQKIETAQFAALRDFLTNLRGVQEAGSTLLDRSAILYGTCMGNANGHTNKDWPMMLIGGGFKHGQHLAFSKDKNENLGKLFVSLLQRVGVETDRFAAASGTMPGLEMA is encoded by the coding sequence ATGAACACTGCCACTCAAAATGGAATTGGCCGGCGCGCGTTTCTCGCCGGCGCGGGGGTGATGCTGGCCTTGCCGGCGCTGGGTCGAGCTGCCGAAGCGCCGCCACCGCGGCGACTCGTGGCGATTCAGACCAATCAAGGGATCATGCCGCATCTGTTCTTTCCGGAGCGTGCAGGCCGCGAGTTCGAGCTGAGTCCATATCTGAAAGTGCTCGAAGCCTTTCGCAACGACTTCACGGTCTTCTCGAACGTCTGTCATCCGGGCGTCGACGGCGGGCATGCGAACGAAGTGTCGTTTCTCACCGGTGCGCCGCATCCTGCCGGCGCGGGTTTTCGCAATTCCGTTTCGGTCGATCAACTAGCCGCCGAGCAACTGGGGAATCAAACGCGGTTTTCTTCACTCGTCGTCGGCGTTTCGAACGGCGGTGATCCAAGCATGTCGTTCAATCGCAGCGGTGTGCTGATTCCACCCGAGAAGAACGCCGCGTCGCTGTATCGCAAGTTGTTCGTGCAGGGGACCGCGAAAGAGATCGAAGCCCGCGTGAGCGATCTCCGTTCCGGTCGCAGCTTGCTGGACACAGTGCAAGCGCGGGCCCGGCGGTTAGAAAAATCGGCTGCAGCCGGCGATCGGCAGCGACTCGATCAATACTTCTCTTCCATCCGCGAACTCGAACAGCAATTGCTGCAAGCCGAAGCCTGGGAACAAAAGCCGAAGCCGAAAGTGGCCCAGCCGGAACCGCCGGAGATCAAAGAGTCGTCGCAGCTGGTCACCAAGCTGAAGCACACGCTCGACGTGATCAAGCTCGCGCTCGAAACCGATTCGACCCGGATCGTGAGCTTGTTCATTCAGCCGCTCGGCGTCTTGTCCGAAATTCCGCAGGTCTCGCGCGAGACGCATTCGCTCACGCATCACGGCAATCGGCCGGAGATGATCGAAGAGTTGCAAAAGATTGAAACGGCGCAGTTCGCCGCCCTCCGCGATTTTCTGACGAACCTGCGCGGCGTGCAGGAAGCAGGGAGTACGCTGCTCGACCGGAGTGCGATTCTCTATGGCACGTGTATGGGCAACGCCAACGGCCATACCAACAAAGACTGGCCGATGATGCTGATCGGCGGCGGTTTCAAGCACGGCCAGCACCTCGCGTTTAGCAAGGACAAGAACGAAAATCTCGGCAAGCTGTTTGTATCGCTGCTGCAGCGCGTGGGTGTCGAGACCGATCGCTTTGCCGCCGCGAGCGGAACGATGCCAGGGCTGGAGATGGCCTGA
- a CDS encoding amidohydrolase: MLDSRRRMMQISALAAAGLIGESGAGWLHAADMLDGLDLAVINANIHTVDEKQPQAQALGVFQGRFRIVGSNDEVKSLVTKRTRVIDAEGMTIVPGFIDAHTHPAAAGAEHLMYVNCDQRSVAEIVAAIRAQAAKTPEGDWIIGFKYDDTKLADGRPLLKSDLDQATQKHPIRVTHRGGHTAIYNSLAFERAGITKETPDPADGKFGRTEVGELSGFVAEKAVDRIKRLPIPSRSQARDGVKVIAQLMTAAGLTSVHDADADKSNFLAYQDARAAGELLFRVYVLAHTSLFDHWVAAGLRSGFGDSFLKIGGLKLYADGSASERTMRMSKPYIGRPNDFGLLVTTQDKLNEQVLAAHEQGWQVGVHANGDVGIDMVLNAYELANRFHPRPDPRFRIEHCTLINEPLLERMARLGAIPTPFYTYVYYHGDKWAQYGEERTRSMFAHRSFLDHKIKVAGASDYVPGPFEPLMAMQSMVTRTDYKGRAWGENQRITPAEALRICTLHGAHASFEENLKGSITPGKLADFVMLGADPLQVEPSKIKDIAVVRTVIEGKTVHPRNVE, translated from the coding sequence ATGCTCGATTCTCGTCGGCGGATGATGCAAATATCCGCTCTTGCCGCGGCCGGTCTCATCGGCGAATCCGGCGCCGGTTGGCTGCACGCAGCCGACATGCTCGATGGCCTCGATCTGGCCGTCATCAATGCCAACATCCACACGGTGGATGAAAAACAACCGCAGGCGCAAGCGCTCGGAGTTTTTCAGGGCCGCTTTCGCATCGTCGGCAGCAATGACGAAGTGAAATCGCTCGTCACGAAGCGAACACGCGTAATCGATGCCGAGGGAATGACGATTGTTCCCGGTTTCATCGATGCGCACACGCACCCCGCCGCGGCCGGCGCCGAGCACTTGATGTACGTCAATTGCGATCAGCGCAGCGTGGCCGAAATCGTGGCGGCTATTCGCGCGCAGGCGGCGAAAACCCCCGAGGGAGATTGGATCATCGGCTTTAAGTACGACGATACCAAGCTCGCCGATGGCAGACCGTTGCTGAAGAGCGATCTCGATCAAGCGACGCAAAAACATCCGATCCGCGTGACGCATCGCGGCGGCCACACGGCAATCTACAACAGCCTGGCCTTTGAACGCGCGGGAATAACCAAGGAAACGCCCGACCCAGCCGATGGCAAGTTTGGCCGAACCGAAGTGGGCGAGTTAAGTGGTTTTGTTGCCGAAAAAGCGGTCGATCGCATCAAGCGCCTGCCGATTCCTTCGCGCAGCCAGGCCCGTGACGGCGTGAAGGTGATCGCCCAGCTGATGACAGCGGCCGGTCTTACCTCGGTACACGATGCGGATGCGGATAAGTCGAACTTTCTCGCCTATCAAGACGCGCGCGCGGCCGGCGAGTTACTTTTTCGCGTGTATGTGCTGGCTCACACGAGCCTGTTTGATCATTGGGTCGCCGCAGGTCTGCGGAGCGGCTTTGGCGATTCGTTTTTGAAGATCGGCGGCTTGAAGCTTTACGCCGATGGTTCTGCATCGGAGCGAACGATGCGAATGAGCAAGCCGTACATCGGCCGACCGAACGACTTTGGTTTGCTCGTCACCACGCAAGACAAATTGAATGAGCAAGTCCTCGCCGCACACGAGCAAGGCTGGCAAGTGGGCGTGCATGCCAACGGCGACGTCGGCATCGACATGGTGCTGAACGCCTATGAGTTAGCAAATCGATTTCATCCGCGGCCTGACCCGCGGTTTCGCATCGAGCATTGCACGCTGATCAACGAACCGCTGCTCGAACGTATGGCCAGGCTCGGCGCCATTCCCACGCCGTTCTACACCTACGTTTATTATCACGGCGACAAGTGGGCGCAGTACGGCGAGGAGCGCACGCGTTCGATGTTCGCCCATCGTTCGTTTCTCGATCACAAGATCAAAGTCGCCGGCGCGTCGGACTACGTTCCCGGTCCCTTCGAACCGCTGATGGCAATGCAAAGCATGGTGACGCGCACCGATTACAAAGGTCGCGCGTGGGGAGAGAATCAGCGAATCACGCCAGCGGAAGCGCTGCGCATCTGCACGTTGCATGGCGCGCATGCTTCGTTTGAAGAAAATCTCAAAGGCTCGATCACGCCCGGCAAGCTCGCCGATTTTGTGATGCTGGGCGCTGATCCGCTGCAGGTAGAGCCGAGCAAAATCAAAGATATCGCCGTGGTACGCACGGTCATTGAAGGGAAAACGGTACATCCACGGAACGTGGAATAG
- a CDS encoding DUF1559 family PulG-like putative transporter, which produces MRAYVVVAVVLVILAAIIFPAVQVAREAARRMQCGHNMQTHCFALASYHDLFHFYPHGAQNRPMDADREKISWGRSWLVALLTFENGHDEFQQINAAEQTRAGSCYTSTEVRSVVSGKKFMFFVCPSSPLPEWQTLTGGKLQVPSYAGIMGATNESGTKWESFTDSRIVGAPYSGQAAGNGMLVINECLPLALDGWANTIVIGEVSDWYFDDAGTKRNPALSIGNAGDIAFDEEAGWLAGNNLRFIDNPRFKENAELPEKVALYVYQDGPPILNNSVCNLITIDQPIGANNRGGASDKAPNWGTKGIGRCGFNNPLLSAHPAGAMVGFLDGHVMLLTKQTSLLILKKLACRDESFAGCDGY; this is translated from the coding sequence ATGCGTGCTTACGTCGTTGTGGCGGTGGTGCTCGTCATTCTGGCAGCAATCATTTTTCCCGCCGTTCAGGTCGCCCGCGAAGCGGCGCGGCGAATGCAATGCGGCCACAATATGCAGACGCACTGCTTTGCGCTCGCAAGTTATCACGACTTATTTCATTTCTACCCCCACGGAGCGCAGAACCGTCCGATGGATGCGGATCGCGAAAAAATCTCCTGGGGCCGGTCGTGGCTCGTCGCGCTCTTGACCTTCGAAAACGGACATGATGAATTCCAGCAAATTAACGCAGCCGAGCAAACCAGAGCAGGCAGTTGCTACACAAGTACCGAGGTCCGCTCGGTTGTCTCCGGCAAGAAATTCATGTTCTTCGTTTGCCCTTCCAGTCCGCTACCCGAATGGCAAACACTGACCGGCGGCAAACTGCAAGTTCCCAGTTATGCGGGAATCATGGGGGCGACTAATGAATCCGGAACGAAATGGGAAAGTTTTACCGATTCGCGAATTGTCGGCGCACCCTACAGTGGCCAGGCTGCGGGAAACGGCATGCTCGTCATCAATGAGTGTTTGCCGCTGGCCCTCGACGGCTGGGCCAACACGATTGTGATTGGTGAGGTTTCGGACTGGTATTTTGACGACGCGGGAACCAAGCGCAATCCCGCGCTCAGCATTGGCAATGCCGGCGACATCGCCTTCGATGAAGAAGCCGGTTGGCTGGCGGGGAACAACTTGCGCTTTATCGACAACCCGCGTTTCAAAGAGAACGCAGAGTTGCCCGAGAAAGTCGCACTGTATGTCTATCAGGACGGTCCACCCATTCTGAACAACAGTGTCTGCAACCTGATCACCATCGATCAACCGATCGGCGCCAACAATCGCGGCGGCGCATCCGACAAGGCACCGAATTGGGGAACGAAAGGAATCGGCCGTTGTGGTTTCAACAATCCACTTCTCTCCGCCCACCCCGCCGGCGCGATGGTTGGCTTTCTCGATGGGCATGTGATGCTGCTGACGAAACAAACATCACTGTTGATCCTCAAAAAGCTGGCCTGTCGCGATGAATCATTCGCGGGCTGCGATGGATACTGA
- a CDS encoding DUF997 family protein produces MAAPHPILQSARREALIVASLWVVAGTWSIGFCSWNGYGATPDKLHFTLGFPTWIFWGVALPWVLCALLSLLIANVLMTDVDLGVEPGEEEDLFDA; encoded by the coding sequence ATGGCAGCTCCTCATCCCATTTTGCAGAGCGCGCGGCGCGAAGCCTTGATCGTGGCCAGTTTGTGGGTGGTGGCAGGAACCTGGTCGATCGGGTTCTGCTCCTGGAACGGCTATGGCGCGACGCCCGACAAGTTGCACTTCACGCTGGGATTTCCCACCTGGATTTTTTGGGGTGTGGCGCTGCCGTGGGTGCTGTGTGCCCTCCTCTCGCTGTTGATTGCCAATGTGCTGATGACCGACGTCGATCTGGGCGTGGAACCGGGCGAAGAAGAGGATCTGTTCGATGCCTGA
- a CDS encoding GNAT family N-acetyltransferase has protein sequence MPRVLIVHNAVAADASAAERDVLAQVAVVQQACREHGYACESFACTSDLQPLIERVTTTRPAVVFNLVEALAGRDQLAWLIPALLETLHIPCTGTPAVPLNLSNDKLRTKQKLQLAGLPTPAWFTAESLADSKSANQFVPGQYILKAIGEHASLGLDDSAVVQVDSATALQEQLQKQTARLGKACFAEQFIAGREFNISVLASGALPEVLPPAEIDFSDFPAGKPRIVGQAAKWDEGTFEFDHTPRKFDFSANDAPLLERLRSLSRSCWQVLELAGWARVDFRVDEQNQPWILEVNTNCCLSPDAGFAAAVERGGYTLSIAVERIIAAVLAPSSSRPATTSPTKANKVELRTDPSADDEAHVRDIVDSTGLFRPNEVDVAAELVRVRMRDGLASGYEFVFAEQNGEVLGYACYGLNTVTLASYDLYWIAVRPNLQGQGIGRQLLAEVEQRVASASGKQIYIETSHRADYAATRAFYERCGYALEGVLRDYYAPGDDRAIYVRRW, from the coding sequence ATGCCGCGCGTGTTGATCGTTCACAACGCAGTGGCTGCCGACGCATCCGCCGCCGAGCGCGATGTGCTCGCGCAAGTTGCCGTCGTGCAGCAAGCCTGCCGCGAGCACGGCTATGCGTGCGAGTCGTTCGCCTGCACCAGCGATCTGCAGCCGCTCATCGAGCGCGTTACCACCACTCGGCCTGCCGTTGTTTTCAATCTCGTCGAAGCCCTCGCCGGCCGCGATCAACTGGCTTGGTTGATTCCGGCGCTGCTCGAAACCTTGCACATCCCATGCACCGGCACGCCAGCGGTGCCGCTGAACCTGAGCAACGACAAACTGCGCACGAAGCAAAAACTGCAGCTCGCGGGACTGCCGACGCCGGCCTGGTTCACGGCGGAATCGCTCGCTGATTCGAAATCAGCCAACCAATTCGTGCCTGGTCAATACATTTTGAAAGCCATCGGCGAACATGCTTCGCTGGGTCTCGACGACAGCGCGGTAGTGCAAGTTGATTCCGCAACAGCGCTGCAGGAACAACTCCAAAAACAAACAGCCCGCCTTGGCAAAGCATGCTTTGCCGAACAGTTCATCGCTGGCCGTGAGTTCAATATTTCTGTGCTCGCCAGCGGCGCACTTCCCGAAGTGTTGCCGCCAGCCGAGATCGACTTCAGCGATTTTCCTGCTGGTAAACCGCGGATCGTTGGCCAGGCGGCTAAGTGGGATGAAGGAACCTTCGAATTCGATCACACGCCGCGGAAGTTCGACTTTTCTGCGAATGATGCGCCATTGCTCGAACGGCTCCGTTCGTTGTCGCGCTCTTGCTGGCAGGTGCTGGAGCTCGCTGGTTGGGCTCGCGTTGATTTTCGTGTCGACGAGCAAAATCAGCCGTGGATTCTCGAGGTTAACACCAACTGCTGTCTCTCGCCCGATGCTGGTTTCGCAGCCGCTGTCGAGCGCGGTGGCTACACGCTGTCGATCGCGGTCGAGCGGATCATCGCCGCCGTCCTCGCACCGAGCTCATCTCGGCCAGCGACAACATCGCCAACCAAAGCCAACAAAGTTGAGCTGCGCACCGATCCCAGCGCCGACGACGAAGCTCATGTTCGCGATATCGTCGACTCGACCGGTCTTTTTCGGCCGAACGAAGTCGACGTCGCCGCCGAGCTCGTTCGCGTGCGAATGCGCGATGGCCTGGCGAGTGGATATGAGTTTGTTTTCGCCGAGCAAAATGGCGAGGTTCTCGGTTATGCCTGCTACGGCCTCAATACAGTGACGCTCGCAAGTTACGACTTGTACTGGATTGCGGTGCGGCCGAACCTGCAGGGGCAGGGAATTGGTCGGCAACTGTTGGCCGAAGTCGAGCAGCGAGTGGCCTCGGCGAGTGGCAAGCAGATCTACATCGAGACTTCGCACCGGGCCGATTATGCGGCTACGCGGGCCTTTTATGAACGGTGCGGTTATGCGCTCGAAGGAGTCCTCCGCGATTACTACGCACCGGGCGATGACCGCGCCATTTACGTACGTCGCTGGTGA